The Cucumis melo cultivar AY chromosome 5, USDA_Cmelo_AY_1.0, whole genome shotgun sequence genome has a segment encoding these proteins:
- the LOC103492018 gene encoding serine/threonine-protein kinase STY13-like, whose amino-acid sequence MLEGGQKFPGMIDLNEHAYDLSQGFYHKLGEGTNMSIDSFASLQTSNDGGSVAMSLDNSSVGSNESHTRILNHQGLRRRANDNHTFQHSVNRRGRVTHHLSDDALARALFDSNTPTQGLENFEKWTLDLRKLNMGEAFAQGAFGKLYRGTYDGEDVAIKILERPENDLEKAQLMEQQYQQEVMMLATLKHPNIVRFIGSCHKPMVWCIVTEYAKGGSVRQFLMRRQSRSVPLKLAVKQALDVARGMEYVHGLGLIHRDLKSDNLLIFADKSIKVADFGVARIEVQTEGMTPETGTYRWMAPEMIQHRPYTQKVDLYSFGIVLWELITGMLPFQNMTAVQAAFAVVNKGVRPIIPNDCLPVLSDIMTRCWDPNPDVRPSFTEVVRMLENAQTEIMTTVRKARFRCCITQPMTTD is encoded by the exons ATGTTGGAGGGTGGTCAAAAATTCCCTGGAATGATCGATTTAAACGAGCATGCATATGATCTATCGCAAGGGTTTTACCATAAACTTGGTGAGGGAACCAACATGTCTATTGACAGCTTTGCAAGCTTGCAAACGAGCAACGATGGAGGGTCAGTTGCCATGTCTTTAGATAACAGCAGTGTAGGATCGAATGAGTCTCACACTCGGATCTTAAATCACCAAGGCTTGCGACGGCGTGCAAATGACAACCATACTTTTCAACATAGTGTTAACCGCCGCGGAAGAGTTACACATCACCTGAGTGATGATGCACTAGCCCGAGCTTTATTTGATAGTAATACACCCACTCAGGGTCTTGAAAACTTTGAGAAGTGGACTCTTGATTTAAGGAAACTTAATATGGGGGAGGCTTTTGCTCAAGGCGCCTTTGGGAAACTCTATAGAGGTACTTATGATGGCGAAGATGTTGCTATCAAGATCTTGGAGAGGCCAGAGAATGACCTGGAAAAGGCTCAGTTAATGGAGCAACAATATCAGCAGGAGGTGATGATGCTTGCTACTCTGAAGCACCCAAATATTGTCCGGTTTATTGGATCATGCCATAAGCCGATGGTTTGGTGCATTGTTACTGAGTATGCAAAGGGCGGTTCAGTTAGGCAATTCTTGATGAGGCGACAAAGTCGTTCTGTCCCACTGAAATTGGCTGTCAAACAAGCTTTGGATGTTGCCAGGGGGATGGAATATGTTCATGGCCTTGGGCTTATTCACAGGGACTTGAAATCAGACAACCTTTTGATTTTTGCAGACAAGTCTATCAAAGTTGCTGACTTTGGAGTGGCCCGGATTGAGGTGCAGACAGAAGGAATGACACCTGAGACTGGAACCTACCGCTGGATGGCTCC GGAGATGATCCAACACAGGCCTTACACACAAAAGGTGGACCTGTATAGCTTTGGTATCGTTCTGTGGGAGCTCATTACTGGAATGCTTCCGTTCCAGAACATGACAGCTGTTCAGGCTGCCTTTGCAGTTGTAAACAAGGGAGTCCGTCCTATCATTCCCAATGATTGCTTACCTGTTTTGAGCGACATCATGACCCGGTGCTGGGATCCCAATCCTGATGTTAGGCCATCATTCACCGAAGTTGTCAGAATGCTTGAGAATGCGCAAACTGAGATCATGACAACAGTTCGTAAGGCTCGTTTCAGGTGTTGCATTACGCAGCCGATGACAACAGACTGA